Proteins encoded in a region of the Puniceibacterium sp. IMCC21224 genome:
- the coxB gene encoding cytochrome c oxidase subunit II has protein sequence MKLKTMLTGLLSALAAGPALAQDGLEIIGHPKDGATGFQPAATELARDIHWLDGMVNVIMIAIVIFVTGLMIYCIVRYNQKSNDKPASFTHHTPIEIAWTIVPIVILVFIGAFSLPVLFKQQEIPTADITIKATGYQWYWGYEYVDHEFAFDSYMIGSPATGGENRISPEVEKMLTEAGYSRDEWLLATDTAVVVPVNKTIVMQVTGADVIHSWTIPAFGVKQDAVPGRLAELWFKAEKEGIYFGQCSELCGQSHAFMPITVKVVSEEAYQQWLEDAIEEYAGTPLGYDVASK, from the coding sequence ATGAAACTCAAAACGATGCTGACGGGCCTTCTGAGCGCCCTCGCCGCCGGACCGGCTCTCGCTCAGGACGGGCTTGAGATTATCGGCCATCCCAAGGATGGGGCGACTGGGTTCCAGCCAGCGGCAACAGAACTGGCCCGCGACATTCACTGGCTCGACGGCATGGTGAACGTGATCATGATTGCGATCGTGATTTTTGTGACCGGACTGATGATCTATTGCATCGTGCGTTATAATCAAAAATCCAACGACAAGCCCGCGTCCTTTACCCACCACACTCCGATCGAGATTGCCTGGACCATCGTGCCCATCGTGATTCTGGTATTTATCGGCGCCTTCTCTCTGCCGGTGCTGTTCAAGCAGCAGGAAATCCCGACCGCCGACATCACCATCAAGGCAACCGGCTACCAGTGGTACTGGGGCTACGAATATGTCGATCACGAATTTGCCTTTGACAGCTACATGATCGGCTCTCCTGCAACTGGCGGTGAAAACCGCATCAGCCCCGAGGTCGAGAAAATGCTGACCGAGGCTGGCTATTCCAGGGATGAATGGCTGCTGGCAACAGATACCGCAGTTGTGGTGCCGGTGAATAAGACCATCGTGATGCAGGTGACCGGCGCGGACGTGATCCACAGCTGGACCATCCCGGCATTCGGCGTCAAACAGGATGCCGTCCCCGGGCGTCTGGCCGAACTGTGGTTCAAGGCCGAAAAAGAAGGTATCTACTTTGGCCAGTGTTCGGAACTTTGCGGCCAGTCGCACGCCTTCATGCCGATTACCGTCAAGGTCGTCAGCGAAGAGGCCTATCAACAATGGCTGGAGGACGCGATCGAGGAATATGCCGGCACGCCGCTCGGCTACGACGTAGCGTCAAAATAA
- the cyoE gene encoding heme o synthase produces the protein MSDTSIQTTGYEGEAQFGDYFALLKPRVMTLVVFTALVGLLAAPVPVHPFVGFCAILFIAVGGGASGALNMWWDADIDAVMTRTLRRPIPSGKVTGDEALAIGLVLSVFAVVFLGLATNWVAAGLLAFTIFFYVVVYTMWLKRWTPQNIVIGGAAGAFPPMIGWAAATGGISPESILMFCLTFMWTPPHFWALALFMRKDYDHAGVPMLTVTHGRRSTRNHILVYTILLAALTIVTAFTGVGGPVYLAVALVLNALFLKGAYDIWRRDENASEADNFKVERAFFKLSLLYLFAHFGAILIEAGLTRFGLGGWGLVGIGA, from the coding sequence ATGAGCGACACCAGCATCCAGACAACAGGCTATGAGGGCGAGGCGCAGTTTGGCGATTACTTTGCCCTGCTCAAGCCGCGGGTGATGACGCTTGTGGTCTTTACCGCCCTTGTTGGACTGCTGGCCGCTCCGGTGCCGGTACATCCCTTTGTCGGTTTTTGCGCGATCTTGTTCATCGCAGTCGGTGGTGGTGCCTCGGGCGCGTTGAACATGTGGTGGGACGCGGATATCGACGCTGTGATGACGCGCACCCTTCGGCGTCCGATCCCATCGGGCAAGGTCACGGGCGACGAAGCCCTGGCCATCGGGCTGGTGCTGTCGGTATTTGCAGTTGTGTTCCTTGGGCTGGCGACCAACTGGGTTGCGGCCGGGCTGCTTGCCTTTACCATCTTCTTTTACGTGGTGGTCTACACCATGTGGCTGAAACGCTGGACGCCGCAGAACATCGTGATCGGCGGCGCGGCTGGCGCGTTTCCTCCGATGATAGGCTGGGCGGCGGCAACAGGCGGCATTTCGCCAGAATCGATTCTGATGTTCTGCCTGACCTTCATGTGGACTCCACCGCATTTCTGGGCGCTAGCCCTGTTCATGCGCAAGGATTACGACCACGCTGGTGTGCCGATGCTGACCGTGACGCATGGCCGCCGGTCAACGCGCAATCATATCCTAGTCTACACGATCCTGCTGGCTGCGTTGACCATTGTGACCGCCTTTACCGGCGTCGGCGGCCCCGTTTATCTGGCCGTGGCGCTGGTGCTGAACGCATTGTTCCTTAAGGGGGCCTATGACATCTGGCGCCGGGACGAAAACGCATCCGAGGCCGATAACTTCAAGGTTGAAAGGGCGTTCTTCAAGCTGTCGCTGCTGTATCTTTTCGCCCATTTCGGCGCGATCCTGATCGAGGCCGGGTTGACTCGCTTTGGTCTGGGCGGTTGGGGCCTTGTGGGGATCGGCGCATGA
- a CDS encoding pitrilysin family protein: MTVQLATLSNGFRIVTEHMPGLQSASIGIWVGAGGRHERVEQNGIAHFLEHMAFKGTKTRSALQIAEAIEDVGGYINAYTSREVTAYYVRVLEADVGLGLDVIADILRNPVFDPREIETERHVILQEIGQALDTPDDVIFDWLQEKAYPDQSIGRTILGEASNVNGFGRDDLARFVKEHYGPNQMILSAAGAVDHDALVAQAEALFGDMARRDADNADDARFAGGESRNEKALEQAHFALAFESPGYRDPQFYTAQVYSIALGGGMSSRLFQEVREKRGLCYSIFATTGAYADTGMTTIYAGTSGAELGELAHITIDEMKRAAQDMSPEEVARARAQMKAGLLMGLESPSSRAERLARMVQIWGSVPPVEDTVARIDSVTTGDVKAFAEHLAGTAPAALALYGPVAGAPGLGELQARRVA; the protein is encoded by the coding sequence GTGACTGTACAACTGGCGACACTATCCAACGGCTTTCGCATTGTGACCGAACACATGCCCGGTCTGCAATCGGCCTCTATCGGGATCTGGGTCGGGGCTGGCGGACGGCACGAGCGTGTTGAACAGAACGGGATTGCGCATTTCCTTGAACATATGGCGTTCAAAGGCACCAAGACCCGTTCCGCGCTTCAGATCGCCGAAGCAATCGAAGATGTGGGCGGCTATATCAACGCCTATACCAGCCGCGAGGTGACCGCCTATTACGTCCGCGTGCTTGAGGCGGATGTGGGCCTCGGCCTTGATGTGATCGCCGATATCCTGCGCAATCCGGTGTTTGACCCGCGCGAGATCGAAACCGAACGCCACGTGATCCTGCAAGAGATCGGCCAAGCGCTGGACACCCCCGACGACGTGATTTTTGACTGGTTGCAGGAAAAGGCGTATCCGGACCAGTCAATTGGCCGCACCATTCTTGGTGAAGCGTCGAATGTGAACGGCTTTGGCCGCGACGATCTGGCCCGGTTTGTCAAAGAGCACTACGGCCCCAACCAGATGATCCTGTCGGCGGCCGGCGCGGTCGATCACGACGCATTGGTGGCGCAAGCCGAAGCGCTGTTTGGCGACATGGCGCGGCGCGATGCAGACAATGCCGACGATGCCCGCTTTGCCGGAGGCGAAAGCCGCAACGAAAAGGCGCTGGAGCAGGCGCACTTTGCCCTTGCCTTTGAAAGCCCGGGCTACCGCGATCCGCAATTCTACACCGCTCAGGTCTATTCCATTGCGCTGGGTGGCGGTATGTCGAGCCGCCTGTTCCAGGAAGTTCGTGAAAAGCGCGGGCTGTGCTATTCGATTTTCGCCACAACCGGGGCCTATGCCGACACAGGTATGACCACGATCTATGCCGGGACCAGCGGTGCAGAGCTGGGTGAGTTGGCCCATATCACCATCGACGAGATGAAACGCGCCGCGCAAGATATGTCGCCCGAAGAAGTGGCCCGCGCCCGCGCCCAGATGAAGGCCGGACTGCTGATGGGGCTGGAAAGCCCGTCCAGCCGCGCCGAACGACTGGCCCGTATGGTGCAGATCTGGGGCTCAGTGCCACCAGTCGAAGACACCGTGGCGCGGATCGATTCCGTCACCACCGGCGATGTCAAAGCGTTTGCCGAGCATTTGGCAGGCACGGCACCGGCGGCGTTGGCGCTGTATGGTCCCGTAGCGGGTGCGCCGGGTCTGGGGGAATTGCAGGCGCGTCGGGTCGCCTGA
- a CDS encoding cytochrome c oxidase assembly protein codes for MAMDPNKKTAATAAGVVLLMGGLAWASVPFYSWFCQVTGFGGVTQVAEGTSNTILDREITIRFDATTDSAMPWEFKPVQRQMTLRIGEDALAFYEAYNPTDHPIAGQATYNVAPYEAGGFFNKIQCFCFTEQVLMPGERVQMPVNFFVDPEMVNDRDAKYINHITLSYTFYQIDLPQETQAALDKAEDNETDVN; via the coding sequence ATGGCAATGGACCCCAACAAGAAGACCGCTGCCACCGCCGCCGGTGTTGTGCTTCTGATGGGTGGCCTCGCCTGGGCCTCGGTGCCTTTTTACAGCTGGTTCTGCCAGGTCACCGGCTTTGGTGGTGTCACGCAAGTGGCCGAGGGAACCAGCAACACCATCCTCGATCGTGAAATAACCATCCGGTTCGACGCCACAACCGACAGCGCCATGCCGTGGGAATTCAAACCGGTGCAACGCCAGATGACGCTGCGCATCGGCGAAGATGCGCTGGCCTTTTACGAGGCTTACAACCCCACTGATCACCCCATCGCGGGGCAGGCCACCTACAACGTCGCCCCCTACGAGGCCGGCGGGTTTTTCAACAAGATCCAGTGCTTTTGCTTTACCGAGCAGGTTCTCATGCCGGGCGAACGGGTGCAGATGCCTGTGAACTTCTTTGTCGATCCCGAGATGGTCAATGACCGCGACGCGAAATATATCAACCACATCACCCTGTCCTACACCTTTTATCAGATTGATCTGCCCCAAGAGACGCAGGCCGCTCTGGACAAGGCCGAGGACAACGAGACAGACGTAAATTAA
- the dprA gene encoding DNA-processing protein DprA, with product MTEDTHSSNHPLLPPTSEDERFDWLRLLRSRRVGVSTFYRLLCDHGSARAALTALPQVAAAAGVTDYAICPEGVVRGEMRAARNARARMICRGEPDYPVGLNEIAQPPPILWVMGDIACLTRPMVALVGARNASSLGTRMARALASGLGEAGITVVSGLARGVDTAAHVATLSTGTVAVMGGGVDLIYPAENTRLGEDIVACGGVRLSEQPVGLQPQARHFPARNRIISGLAQAVVVVEAAAKSGSLITARYALDQGREVLAVPGHPFDARASGCNMLIRDGAHLVRGAEDVLELLSLRVAGPVQPQLALGDVPDSRPERRLLRDTAALHSQILARLGPSPLAEDQLIRDVGGSSRDVSPVLIDLELEGRIRRQPGGMISLAG from the coding sequence ATGACCGAGGATACCCACTCTTCCAATCACCCCCTACTCCCACCCACCTCGGAAGATGAACGGTTTGATTGGCTCCGTCTCTTGCGCTCTCGCCGGGTCGGCGTCAGCACCTTTTACCGCCTGTTGTGTGATCACGGATCGGCGCGGGCGGCGCTGACAGCGCTGCCCCAGGTGGCGGCGGCGGCGGGTGTCACTGACTATGCCATTTGCCCCGAAGGCGTTGTTCGTGGCGAAATGCGCGCGGCACGCAACGCCCGCGCCCGCATGATTTGTCGGGGCGAGCCTGACTACCCTGTTGGTTTGAACGAAATCGCCCAGCCACCGCCAATTCTCTGGGTCATGGGCGATATCGCCTGTTTGACGCGACCGATGGTGGCGCTCGTGGGGGCGCGCAACGCGTCGTCCCTTGGGACCCGGATGGCACGGGCGCTAGCATCTGGACTCGGCGAAGCTGGGATTACAGTGGTCTCGGGCCTTGCGCGCGGGGTCGATACCGCGGCACATGTGGCGACCCTAAGCACCGGAACTGTTGCAGTGATGGGCGGCGGGGTCGATCTGATTTACCCAGCCGAAAATACCAGGCTGGGCGAGGATATCGTTGCCTGTGGCGGTGTGCGTCTGTCAGAACAGCCTGTAGGCTTGCAACCGCAGGCGCGGCATTTTCCCGCGCGCAACCGCATTATCTCGGGTCTCGCGCAGGCGGTGGTGGTGGTCGAGGCGGCCGCCAAATCCGGCTCTCTTATCACTGCGCGCTATGCACTTGACCAGGGTCGCGAGGTGCTGGCCGTGCCGGGCCATCCCTTTGACGCCCGTGCGTCGGGCTGTAACATGTTGATCCGCGACGGGGCGCATCTGGTGCGCGGGGCCGAGGATGTACTGGAATTGCTGAGCTTGCGCGTGGCCGGCCCGGTTCAGCCGCAACTGGCGCTGGGCGATGTGCCGGACAGCCGACCAGAGCGGCGGTTGTTACGCGATACCGCCGCGCTGCACAGTCAGATCCTCGCACGGTTGGGGCCATCGCCTTTGGCCGAGGACCAGCTGATCCGCGATGTGGGAGGTTCGTCGCGCGACGTCTCACCCGTCCTGATTGATCTTGAACTCGAGGGCCGTATCCGGCGTCAGCCAGGTGGTATGATCTCGCTCGCCGGGTGA
- a CDS encoding SURF1 family protein, giving the protein MKRMITPLLFGLIGAAILVALGVWQLQRLEWKQGILNQIESRIIGTAAPLPARPDSAVDRYQPVDLTGTILPGEIHVLVSVKQIGPGYRVISPFETAGRTLLLDRGFIPVEDVGLERRGGPATVRGNLHWPDDRNSSTPDNDVAGNIWFARDIDQMAQVLGAEPLLIISREVSPADLGVTPLPVDTVGIPNDHLQYAITWFSLALVWLVMTAAYLRRARKPE; this is encoded by the coding sequence TTGAAGCGAATGATAACACCCTTGCTGTTCGGCCTGATCGGCGCGGCGATTCTCGTCGCCCTGGGCGTCTGGCAACTACAGCGACTGGAGTGGAAGCAAGGCATCCTGAACCAGATCGAAAGCCGCATCATCGGTACAGCGGCACCTCTGCCCGCACGCCCCGATTCTGCGGTCGACCGCTATCAGCCGGTCGATCTGACCGGGACGATCCTACCCGGCGAAATCCACGTCCTGGTGTCCGTCAAACAGATCGGTCCCGGCTACCGGGTGATTTCCCCGTTCGAAACCGCAGGCCGGACGCTCCTGCTGGATCGCGGGTTTATCCCGGTCGAGGATGTGGGCCTTGAACGGCGCGGCGGTCCGGCAACGGTGCGCGGAAATCTGCATTGGCCGGATGATCGCAACTCATCCACCCCCGACAACGACGTAGCAGGCAACATTTGGTTTGCCCGCGACATTGACCAGATGGCACAAGTTCTGGGAGCCGAACCGCTGCTGATCATCTCGCGCGAGGTGTCGCCCGCAGACCTTGGCGTGACGCCCTTGCCGGTGGACACCGTCGGCATTCCCAACGATCACTTGCAATACGCCATCACATGGTTCTCGCTGGCCTTGGTGTGGCTGGTGATGACCGCCGCCTATTTGCGGCGCGCACGCAAACCGGAGTAA
- the tldD gene encoding metalloprotease TldD → MSDAPFRPFDTTLDRVRALSQLQTALSGADDGELFLERRRSEVLMFDDGRIKTASYDASEGFGLRAVRGEVAGYAHSTEISESSLKRASETARLAVGEGGGTLADAPVRTNRTLYTDADPIAGAAFPVKVETLREIDAFARDLDSRVVQVTATIAASLQEVAILRADDSLVTDVRPMTRVNVSVIVEDQGRRESGTSGGGGRVTLDGLLDPQDWQSKAREALRVALVNLRAEPAPAGVMDIVLGPGWPGILLHEAVGHGLEGDFNRKGSSAFAGLMGQQVAARGVTVLDDGTIPDRRGSITVDDEGTPSGKNVLIEDGILVGFMQDRQNARLMGVTPTGNGRRESYAHTPMPRMTNTYMLGGTSDPQDIVADLKDGIYAVGFGGGQVDITNGKFVFSCTEAYRVQNGKVGAPVKGATLIGDGATALKQIRALGNDMALDPGMGNCGKQGQWVPVGVGQPTLMIGGLTVGGAQG, encoded by the coding sequence ATGAGCGATGCCCCCTTCCGCCCCTTTGACACCACGCTGGACCGCGTTCGCGCGCTGTCGCAACTGCAAACTGCGCTTTCCGGTGCCGATGATGGTGAGCTGTTTCTAGAGCGTCGTCGCTCCGAAGTGCTGATGTTCGACGATGGCCGCATCAAAACCGCAAGCTACGATGCCTCAGAGGGATTCGGACTGCGAGCTGTGCGCGGCGAGGTGGCAGGCTATGCGCATTCGACAGAAATCAGCGAATCGTCGCTCAAGCGCGCGTCCGAGACCGCGCGCCTGGCGGTGGGTGAGGGGGGCGGCACATTGGCCGATGCACCCGTGCGCACCAACCGCACGCTTTATACTGATGCTGATCCGATTGCGGGCGCGGCCTTTCCGGTCAAAGTCGAGACGCTGCGCGAGATCGATGCCTTTGCACGCGACCTGGACAGCCGTGTCGTTCAGGTCACAGCCACCATCGCGGCGTCGCTGCAAGAGGTGGCGATTCTGCGCGCCGACGATTCGCTGGTGACGGATGTGCGCCCGATGACACGGGTCAACGTGTCGGTGATTGTCGAAGATCAGGGCCGCCGCGAATCCGGCACCAGCGGCGGTGGCGGTCGGGTGACGCTTGATGGATTGCTGGATCCGCAGGACTGGCAGTCCAAGGCGCGCGAGGCGCTGCGCGTTGCGCTCGTGAATCTGCGGGCCGAACCTGCGCCTGCGGGCGTCATGGACATCGTGCTTGGCCCCGGCTGGCCAGGAATACTGCTGCACGAGGCAGTGGGCCACGGGCTGGAAGGGGATTTCAACCGCAAGGGCAGTTCCGCCTTTGCAGGGCTGATGGGGCAACAAGTCGCCGCGCGGGGTGTGACTGTGCTGGACGATGGCACAATTCCCGACCGACGCGGGTCGATCACGGTCGATGACGAAGGCACGCCTTCGGGTAAGAATGTACTGATCGAGGACGGCATTCTGGTCGGCTTCATGCAGGACCGTCAGAATGCGCGGTTGATGGGTGTGACGCCCACCGGCAACGGACGGCGCGAATCCTATGCCCATACGCCGATGCCCCGGATGACCAACACCTATATGCTGGGCGGCACGTCAGACCCGCAGGACATCGTCGCGGACCTCAAGGACGGGATCTATGCCGTGGGCTTTGGCGGCGGGCAGGTGGATATCACCAATGGGAAATTCGTTTTCTCCTGCACCGAGGCATATCGTGTCCAGAACGGCAAAGTTGGCGCGCCAGTCAAGGGTGCGACCCTGATCGGTGATGGTGCAACGGCGCTCAAACAGATCCGGGCGCTGGGCAACGACATGGCGCTCGATCCCGGGATGGGAAATTGCGGCAAGCAGGGCCAGTGGGTGCCAGTCGGCGTGGGGCAGCCGACCCTGATGATCGGCGGACTGACAGTCGGCGGCGCGCAGGGCTAA
- the topA gene encoding type I DNA topoisomerase, which produces MPVVVVESPAKAKTINKYLGSDYTVLASYGHVRDLPPKDGSVDTENGFEMIWEIGNDSKKHMKAIADALAKDNALILATDPDREGEAISWHLQEALTKRRSIKKDTAVSRVTFNAITKAAVTEAMKNPRDIDAPLVEAYLARRALDYLVGFNLSPVLWRKLPGARSAGRVQSVCLRLIVEREMEIEAFNNREYWSVKALFSTPRGQEYEARLTVLAGKKLDRYDLANRTQAEIAVQAVTSRDLTVQSVEAKPASRNPSAPFMTSTLQQEASRKFGMGAKMCMGSAQRLYEAGHITYMRTDGIDMAPEAVQEARGAIKDRYGAEYVPPSPRIYKNKAKNAQEAHECIRPTDMTKDAAALKLSDADQRKLYDLIWKRTLACQMESARLERTTVDIGSRDGQVELRATGQVVLFDGFLKVYEEGRDDVGDEDENRLPQISQGEPAAFAKSGLKEQFAKATTKDDDVVEQDKSPSAVLSTNNAVLALQSFTQPPPRYTEATLVKKMEELGIGRPSTYASVITTIQDREYVRKDKNRLFPEDKGRIVTIFLLNFFKRYIEYDFTAALEDDLDHVSAGEANYKDVLANFWKDFSVAISETSELRITEVLDVLDAALAPQLYPPREDGTDPRVCPKCGLGQLHLKTSRSGGFVGCGNYPECTYTRPIAGEGADGEEKLLGEDAGDEIWLKSGRFGPYVQRGEVTPEIKKPKRSSLPRGWNKEEMTLEKAVTLLSLPRSVGMHPEGGEIRSNFGRFGPYLQHQLPDDAKPVYANLKDPADVFDIGMNRAVELLAEKRANPGRRGTAAKALREMGDHPDGGAVSIMEGRYGAYVKWEKVNATLPKDTQPEDVTMEVAVALIAEKASKSGKKAPAKKAPAKKAAAKKPAAKKPAAKKPATKAAATKAAATKTATKKPEAPKASDKTPSADDIG; this is translated from the coding sequence ATGCCAGTTGTTGTTGTCGAATCCCCGGCCAAAGCCAAGACTATCAACAAGTATCTGGGTTCTGATTACACCGTTCTGGCGTCATACGGGCATGTCCGTGACCTGCCGCCCAAGGACGGATCGGTCGACACCGAAAACGGATTCGAGATGATCTGGGAGATCGGAAACGACTCCAAGAAGCACATGAAAGCGATTGCTGACGCGCTGGCCAAGGACAACGCCCTGATCCTTGCAACTGACCCCGATCGTGAGGGTGAGGCGATCAGTTGGCATCTGCAAGAGGCACTGACAAAGCGCCGCTCGATCAAGAAAGACACCGCCGTCAGCCGCGTTACGTTTAACGCGATCACCAAGGCCGCTGTGACCGAGGCGATGAAAAACCCGCGCGATATCGACGCGCCGCTGGTCGAGGCTTATCTCGCCCGCCGCGCTCTGGATTATCTCGTCGGTTTCAATCTGTCACCGGTGCTGTGGCGCAAGTTGCCCGGCGCGCGTTCTGCAGGGCGGGTGCAGTCCGTCTGTCTGCGTTTGATCGTCGAGCGCGAGATGGAGATTGAAGCGTTCAACAACCGCGAATACTGGTCGGTCAAGGCACTGTTTTCCACGCCGCGCGGTCAGGAATACGAGGCGCGTCTGACGGTGCTCGCGGGTAAAAAGCTGGACCGCTACGATCTGGCGAACCGGACTCAGGCGGAAATTGCTGTGCAGGCCGTCACCTCGCGCGATCTGACCGTCCAGTCGGTCGAGGCGAAACCGGCGTCGCGCAATCCGTCTGCCCCATTTATGACCTCGACCCTCCAGCAAGAGGCGAGCCGCAAGTTCGGTATGGGTGCCAAGATGTGCATGGGCTCTGCGCAGCGGCTCTACGAGGCCGGGCACATCACCTATATGCGGACTGATGGCATCGACATGGCCCCCGAGGCCGTTCAAGAGGCGCGCGGCGCGATCAAGGACCGGTATGGCGCCGAATATGTGCCGCCCAGCCCACGGATCTACAAGAATAAGGCGAAGAACGCGCAGGAAGCGCATGAATGTATCCGCCCGACCGATATGACCAAAGATGCGGCAGCGCTGAAACTGTCGGATGCTGATCAGCGCAAGCTGTATGATCTGATCTGGAAGCGGACCCTTGCCTGTCAGATGGAGAGCGCGCGTCTGGAACGCACCACGGTCGACATTGGATCGCGCGACGGTCAGGTTGAATTGCGCGCCACAGGGCAGGTTGTGCTGTTCGATGGTTTCCTCAAGGTTTATGAGGAAGGGCGCGACGATGTCGGCGATGAGGATGAAAACCGTCTGCCACAGATCAGCCAGGGTGAGCCTGCTGCCTTTGCCAAATCCGGACTGAAAGAACAGTTCGCTAAGGCGACCACCAAGGACGACGATGTGGTCGAGCAAGACAAGAGCCCCTCTGCGGTGCTGTCCACCAACAATGCCGTTCTGGCGCTGCAAAGTTTCACCCAGCCGCCGCCGCGCTATACCGAGGCGACGCTGGTCAAAAAGATGGAAGAGCTGGGCATCGGGCGTCCGTCGACCTATGCCTCAGTGATCACGACGATTCAGGACCGCGAATATGTCCGCAAGGACAAGAACCGTCTATTCCCCGAGGACAAGGGTCGGATCGTCACGATCTTTCTGCTGAACTTCTTCAAGCGCTACATTGAATACGATTTTACCGCTGCACTTGAGGATGATCTGGATCACGTCAGTGCAGGCGAAGCGAATTACAAGGACGTGCTTGCCAATTTCTGGAAGGACTTTTCGGTAGCAATTTCCGAAACTTCCGAATTGCGCATTACCGAAGTGCTGGATGTGCTCGACGCAGCCCTTGCGCCACAGCTGTATCCGCCGCGCGAGGATGGCACTGATCCGCGGGTCTGCCCGAAATGCGGGCTGGGGCAGTTGCACCTCAAAACCTCGCGCTCTGGTGGGTTTGTCGGCTGCGGCAACTACCCGGAATGCACATATACCCGTCCTATCGCGGGTGAGGGGGCAGACGGTGAGGAGAAATTGCTGGGCGAGGATGCCGGAGACGAGATCTGGCTGAAATCGGGGCGTTTCGGCCCCTATGTTCAGCGCGGCGAAGTCACACCGGAGATCAAGAAACCCAAACGGTCGTCGCTGCCGCGCGGTTGGAACAAGGAAGAGATGACGTTGGAAAAGGCGGTGACGCTGTTGTCGCTGCCACGCTCCGTCGGGATGCATCCCGAAGGCGGGGAAATCCGGTCGAACTTTGGCCGGTTCGGCCCGTACCTCCAGCACCAACTGCCTGACGACGCCAAACCGGTTTATGCCAATCTCAAGGATCCGGCGGATGTTTTTGACATCGGCATGAACCGGGCCGTGGAGTTACTGGCCGAAAAGCGGGCCAACCCGGGGCGGCGCGGCACAGCGGCCAAGGCGTTGCGCGAGATGGGCGATCACCCGGACGGTGGCGCGGTCTCGATCATGGAGGGGCGCTATGGGGCCTATGTCAAATGGGAAAAGGTCAATGCGACCCTGCCCAAGGACACCCAACCCGAAGATGTGACAATGGAGGTCGCGGTGGCGTTGATCGCCGAAAAGGCCAGTAAATCTGGCAAGAAGGCCCCGGCCAAAAAAGCACCGGCCAAAAAGGCCGCCGCGAAAAAGCCAGCTGCCAAGAAACCCGCTGCGAAAAAGCCCGCGACCAAAGCTGCGGCGACCAAGGCAGCCGCAACAAAGACGGCGACCAAAAAGCCAGAGGCGCCTAAGGCATCAGACAAGACGCCCAGTGCCGACGACATCGGCTAG
- a CDS encoding cytochrome c oxidase subunit 3, protein MAHAKNHDYHILSPSVWPLLGAVGGFVMLFGATLMFHDHGPWMFLIGLVAVLYVMFGWWSEVVTESHVGDHTPVVQIGLKYGFILFIMSEVMFFFAWFWTFFKHAMYPMGPLSPAIDGVWPPAGIETFDPWHLPLINTLILLCSGAAATWAHHALVHENNREDMKWGLILSIALGILFTVFQVYEYGHAAFGFSGNIYGATFFMATGFHGVHVVIGTIFLFVCLMRLMAGHFTQTTHVGFEAAAWYWHFVDVVWLFLFAAVYVWGG, encoded by the coding sequence ATGGCGCACGCAAAAAATCACGACTACCATATTCTGAGTCCCTCGGTCTGGCCGCTTCTGGGCGCCGTTGGCGGCTTTGTCATGCTCTTCGGAGCGACGTTGATGTTCCACGATCATGGCCCATGGATGTTTCTGATCGGCCTGGTTGCCGTTCTATACGTCATGTTCGGCTGGTGGTCAGAAGTGGTCACCGAAAGCCACGTCGGAGATCACACGCCGGTGGTGCAGATTGGCCTGAAATATGGCTTTATCCTGTTCATCATGTCTGAGGTGATGTTCTTTTTCGCCTGGTTCTGGACCTTCTTCAAACATGCCATGTACCCGATGGGCCCGCTGAGCCCGGCAATTGATGGCGTCTGGCCACCCGCCGGTATCGAAACCTTCGACCCGTGGCACCTGCCGCTGATCAACACCCTGATCCTGCTGTGCTCGGGCGCGGCGGCGACATGGGCACACCACGCGTTGGTGCATGAAAACAACCGCGAAGACATGAAATGGGGCTTGATCCTATCGATCGCGCTGGGGATCCTGTTCACTGTGTTTCAGGTCTACGAATATGGCCACGCGGCCTTTGGCTTTTCCGGTAACATCTATGGCGCAACGTTCTTCATGGCGACCGGGTTCCACGGCGTGCATGTGGTGATCGGAACGATCTTCCTGTTTGTCTGCCTGATGCGCCTGATGGCAGGTCATTTCACCCAAACCACCCATGTCGGGTTCGAGGCAGCAGCCTGGTACTGGCACTTTGTTGATGTCGTCTGGCTGTTCCTGTTCGCAGCCGTCTATGTCTGGGGTGGCTGA